The sequence AACGGGCGTCCCCATACCGCTTGTTGGTCATCTCCTCGGCGCTCTTCAGCGACTTCATCGCGCCCTCAGTACCGGTCATGCTGCGCAGGGCGGTAAAGCCCTCAAGGAGAAATCCCTTGAAGTCCCGCGAGAACTCCGGCGGTTTGCCGCCGAGCCGACTGATGAGGGCCGAGAGATCGGTAACATGCCGCTCGTGGTCGCTCTGGAACTTCGCGATCTGGTCCCGCAGCATCGCGGCCTCGATATGCTCGAGGGCCCTTCCGTACGCATGGAATGCATCGATGTCGAGCTGGCAGAGACTGCTCAACTTCTCGATAATCTCCTTGTCATCCATCATCAAAGCACCTCCTCTTTTTCTCGTTGTTCTCGTTATGATCCCCGATATCGCCTCTCTTTCTATTTAAATTGTAGACCTTTGTTCGAGGGAGTCAAGTTGCTGCCGCGCTGCATGATAACGGCGGCTTTCGTGCTTGACAGGATACCGCCCGGCTTTTATGCTTTACATAGAGAGGCCTCCCTCCCCGGCGTCTACCGTCCTCCGCTGATCGCAATCTCTTCATATACCGCTCCCTCCTGCCGGGATAGCTGCCTGCGCCGGTGTTGAGCGGAGAGTGCAAGCACATGAGCACGA is a genomic window of Nitrospirota bacterium containing:
- a CDS encoding DUF2383 domain-containing protein, which codes for MMDDKEIIEKLSSLCQLDIDAFHAYGRALEHIEAAMLRDQIAKFQSDHERHVTDLSALISRLGGKPPEFSRDFKGFLLEGFTALRSMTGTEGAMKSLKSAEEMTNKRYGDARSWDMPLDIISLIQSNFEDEQRHLHYVEQSIDNRVWEAAGVSPK